Proteins found in one Aethina tumida isolate Nest 87 chromosome 1, icAetTumi1.1, whole genome shotgun sequence genomic segment:
- the LOC126264320 gene encoding uncharacterized protein LOC126264320: MRIRRFCDDRQREDFIAYLLSKNMTLWDVHNDKQYIICPSLMSFEEFFNIQSLKCNIVHIRDGPDDSQYDAAMEIIGNSKLISIVTIENLGPRFYIMATSEGIVIFEQQFKALVPSEVAAIIEDSKIIKVMYDYGNFFIDIAKKCDVIVNEVHALKGFFGDLTICDIVNLVFFLHIETDVDATRAASSLQASQQVWNLRFKIAENVIYILPLYKLSKILIDSFAN, translated from the coding sequence ATGAGAATCAGACGTTTCTGCGACGACAGACAGCGCGAGGATTTCATCGCCTATTTGCTGAGCAAGAACATGACCCTGTGGGACGTCCACAACGACAAGCAATACATTATCTGTCCGAGTTTGATGAGTTTTGAAGagtttttcaatattcagTCGCTCAAATGTAACATCGTCCACATCAGGGACGGACCGGACGATTCCCAATACGACGCCGCTATGGAGATCATCGGCAACAGCAAGCTGATCAGCATCGTCACCATAGAGAATTTGGGGCCGCGTTTCTACATTATGGCCACGTCGGAGGGCATAGTCATCTTCGAGCAGCAGTTCAAGGCCCTGGTGCCCTCGGAGGTGGCCGCCATCATTGAGGACTCTAAGATCATCAAGGTGATGTACGATTACGGCAACTTTTTCATCGACATCGCGAAGAAATGCGACGTTATTGTCAACGAAGTGCACGCACTCAAGGGGTTCTTCGGCGACCTCACGATCTGCGACATCGTGAACCTCGTCTTCTTTTTGCACATCGAGACCGACGTAGATGCCACCAGGGCCGCCTCTTCCCTGCAGGCGTCCCAGCAGGTGTGGAATCTGCGCTTCAAAATTGCGGAGAATGTCATTTACATACTTCCGCTTTATAAGCTGTCAAAAATACTCATTGATTCTTTCGCAAATTAA